GAGATCTTGATGCCAAATGTTCAACCTAGCGAGAGCAGAGTTTCCTCTCCAGCTGAAGCCGCTACCAGCCTGGGAGATGGCTAACCCATAGTCTCCATTACATATTATGTTCACCCATGGCGCTGGAGTGTCGGGCCTAGTTATTACAAATTCCCTGCCGTTTTTCGTGAAGTATCCGTACTTGTTTGACAAAAGTCTCTGCTCCTGTGACATGGACCTCTAGAAAACTACTCATGCGATTTTTTTAGTTTTCGTGCACGCAAGAGAAGCTAAATGGTGTTTTGTAAAAAAACGAAAACTAAATTAAAATTCTTTTTTGGAACTAATTTTACTCTAGCTTTTTCCAAAAAGGGTTAAAACCTTTGCTGTCTTAAATAAAATGTGAGAGGGTGAAAGAAAAGCTTGAAGTTTATCACTTCTGGATAGGGCATGAGCATGCACCAATAAAAAGTTTCTTGGATTTTTTTGCGAGAAAGTATTCAATTGAGGTCAGAGACATAGCGATGGAATGGGGTATCCATAGCGCGATAACTCAGGCTAAAGTTATGAGAGAGAATCCGCCCGATATCGTAGCCACGGATATAGGACGGAGGCTGGCTGATTACGTTAAAACTGGCGAAATTGCCGAAGTCGAAAAGATCTGGTCGAGTAAAAGTCTCAAAAAAGCAATACCGGACTGGATAAAAGAAGCCTGCAGCGTAGACGGCAAAATCTACGGTGTGCCGTCTAAATGTTTCACCTTTGCAGTCTGGTATCTGAAAAGAGTCTTCAAAAAGTACAACTTAGAACCTCCGGAAAGCTGGGACGAATTTTTAGAAATATGTAAGAAACTTTCCCAGAAAGGTATCAGACCAATAGTCTCTAGTTCTTGGGAGGTTTCTCTCTGGTTTGAGAACATCTTGGTTCGATTTGTGGGGCCGGATTTTTACAACGCTTTGATGAGGGGCGAAGAGAGCTGGCTGGATCCGCGTGTTATCGAGGCTTATGAAACCTTGAGAGAGCTTTCGGAGTATTTCTTGCCAGGACCATTCAGCTATAGTTTTCGCGAGTCTTGGGAGGCTCTAAACGCTGAAAAAGCGGTCATGCAACTTCAAGGAGATTGGGTTAATGAGATGTGGAAGGTCGGTTATGGCTATAAACCGGGTGTTGACTATGACTTTTTCTTGATACCGCCGATAGATGACAAAGTAGGTCATGTCATGATAACCGGTGGAAACGCTTGGTTGATGACTAAAAGAGCTCCACACAAGAATGAAGCTAAAACTTTCATGACTTTCGCCGCATCCAAAAGGGCCCACGAAATACTGGCAAAGGAAGGGATGGGCATAATGAGCAGAATCGATGTTCCTGAGCAACTCTATGATCCCGTCTCCTTAAGATTGCTCAAGAGTCTACAGAAA
This region of Candidatus Hadarchaeales archaeon genomic DNA includes:
- a CDS encoding extracellular solute-binding protein, which gives rise to MKEKLEVYHFWIGHEHAPIKSFLDFFARKYSIEVRDIAMEWGIHSAITQAKVMRENPPDIVATDIGRRLADYVKTGEIAEVEKIWSSKSLKKAIPDWIKEACSVDGKIYGVPSKCFTFAVWYLKRVFKKYNLEPPESWDEFLEICKKLSQKGIRPIVSSSWEVSLWFENILVRFVGPDFYNALMRGEESWLDPRVIEAYETLRELSEYFLPGPFSYSFRESWEALNAEKAVMQLQGDWVNEMWKVGYGYKPGVDYDFFLIPPIDDKVGHVMITGGNAWLMTKRAPHKNEAKTFMTFAASKRAHEILAKEGMGIMSRIDVPEQLYDPVSLRLLKSLQKYPNVLQMDAILPATVLSVERLQQAQIVLGEEFSRKRIEALLEEIQKVSEGIRQR